One Arachis hypogaea cultivar Tifrunner chromosome 18, arahy.Tifrunner.gnm2.J5K5, whole genome shotgun sequence genomic window, GGTTGGAATGATATCCGGTATTCCAGAACAACATCTAAGGAGAAGGGTATGCTAATAATGCTGTTATTGCCCTTTACTTCTTTTTTACTTTTCATTTGTTGTTATCAAGTATGATTCAACTTCCGGGATTTTTGTCCTTACAGGTCGTCATTTATTCCCCTGCAAGGACCGCATCCCAGCAAGGCTCAGGCAAAGTTGGAAAATGGAAAATGGATTTCTTATCTACGCAAAAGTATGTTTTCTTTAGGGTGAAAACTCACATACAGTTGTCTTTATATAAAGTTGATAAAGTTGATAGtggttagataataatttagttaaatttgtcAAATCATCAACAATTTTTTAGTATCCATGAAGATAACTGCATGTGAGAATTTACCAATTGTTGAAGTTTGGAACTCACCATAACATATCCGCACTAGAACAATCAACTCTGTTTCTCTGGAGATTTGAAACTATTTGACTTGCTCATTGTTGTATCCACTCTTTGATTATTTCATCTAGTTACAGTGTTGAAAGACCTGCCTAGCTGAAGTAGAAACGTTGAAAGTTGTCACTATCTGTGTATGTTTTTATATATATGAAGTGAGGTTGTTTATGAGAAACCATtttgatgtaaaaaaaaatattaggtgGGAAAATCCGTTGATGGGTTGGACTTCAACCGGTGATCCCTACTCCTATGTCGGTGAGGCAGCTCTCAGCTTTGATAGCGAAGCTGCTGCCAGGGCTTTTGCTGAAAAACACGGTTGGGACTATACGGTATCACCATAGAACTTTTTTTGCTTCTCTCTTGGTTTGTTAACTcagtcatttttattttaatttcattgaagATGATAGATAGGAGGAGAGGCCAGAgccaatatatatatgtattaattttACAAGTTACTTTAGACATTTTCAGGCTTATTAagttaatctaaaaaataaattcaatttatttttctttcttttcaggtTAAAAAACGTCACACTCCCCTTTTAAAGGTAACTATGCTCTTTCATATAGTAATTTGAGTTGAAATTATTTCCGTGTTCAAATGAGCCAGTGAAGGATCCACATGCAAGAGGTTGGCCGGGCATATGTCCccacaaaattttgttttaaaatggaTTAGGAGTACCAGATATATGTATTGTTTGCCTCTATGATTTATTAAATTTAACCCCATAATCTAAACTTTCTTGTTCCGGTTTTATTGCTTGCAGCCTAAATCTTACGCAGATAACTTCAAATGGAAGGGACCAAACAAAACTGACGATGGGCATGCTTATTAGCCTCTTTCACACGATTACACGAGTATCTGTTATGTTATTGTTACATAGTAAATAGGTTGGGTAATTAGTGATGTCCAATAATATAGCACACGGCAATGTAAACAAAAACATTAAACTCAGTTTATACAGATACATATACCGTACGAGGAGCTCTAGTTAATACTAAATTTCATTTGAAGGGTTACAAGTTGGGAGAGTCAGACTTGTGTGGCAGCTCCAACTGAAAAGATATTCCCCTCATGCAGCATTAAAAATTTAAGCTTTCTAAAAGTCGTTGTTTCGAAAGGTCTAATCCCAGGGTTTTCTAACTGTTGTTTTAGTCTATATTTTAAGCTTTTTAATGCAACGCTAGAAAATTCATACTCTTGGCTGAGACTAAGATTGAATTAAGTTTTTGTATTGTGTTTAGTATAAAATGTATTGAATTGCGTTATATCTAAGGTCatgtttgatttaaaataaatataaagattaaatggtagatctgaaatttgaaaagttaaataaaaacatttttaaaaaggaATGTacgttattaaaattttagtttctagTCTTAGAATTTTCAATCTGTTCTTTTTGCATTTTCTGAGGTACtggatttaaaattttagtttcaatcTCTAATCACCAAATATAATACTGAGTTCAGTTCCAGTATTAATTTCAATCTCAAAAAACAAACACTATCTTAGATACATAAGCAACTGTAGTGCTCGTGTTTATATTAGCCAACACTTCTTTTGAATATTGTCTGAACAATTTTATAAGCACTACACAGAGAAACTGCTCCAGAAACTTGGTAGGTCTAGATTGCATATAAAAACAATTCTCTTGGCATTTTTAATCTGTTGCTAAATAATTTTGTAAAGATTACACATAAGACCATTCCCATAGAAGCAACTTTCCTTCATTACCAGAAAAACACTCCTAACATTCTTTACTCCAACTTGCGATCTTTCTTCCATTTCCCTTCTTTAATTTGTCATTCTGAGGTCAGCACCGTTTTGCTGTCGCCGCCACACCACCACCCCGAACAGGCGAACCGTTCCCACTGCCAGCTATGGCTCTGTTTTGCTATCTTGGttctattttatgattttatcatTAAGACACTTCACATCGCCACTGCTACATCACCATTGCTGCCAACAAGGAGCCCACAGCTCCTTTCACCCTCTGTcactaggggtgcacatgggccgggtgaagccaGGTTTGATTTGATCCAGACCCGGCCcaaaatatacaccgggtctatttattagacccgaacccggtcctagacccgatgaaaccaatacactttcgggccacaattataccgggtgaaaatcgggtgaaaaccgggccgttaacattacattacgttgataccttcttgtaagctagcatttaaaaatatccaaatttccaaaactccaaccattagttaacatggtaaaattcacttagaaaaatataacaagaaccaatcattcttcaaaattaaagcataaccacaatcaatactaatattgtctaataataccaaatatttaaatcaatacaaataacacaatcttatgtattagtctaaagtcttatgcattctaaacataaaacattaacttatagtcttataatgactaataacacaaaatattaaggtttacaatacttaaattccatataagaatagtcatgatccatcactaataatacaaaatattaattgggTATTATAACCGGGCCACCggaccgacttcgggtgacccgagataTGGCCCGGACccaacccgaaataatgaccgggtctatttttgagactcgtacccgaccctaaacccgatgaaatcacaccaaattagtccctaaagtgttcgggaccagGCCGGGCCTTCGGaccgggccgggtctgtgcacccgTATTTGTCACTGCCTAAAATCCCGAAATACCAGGAAAGACGATTTTAGTTAAATTTAGAATTCATTTCTTTAAATTAAGAATAAGTATATTCTACTAGCATAGTAGCATTTCCCAAAGATAAATAAGTTCAATTTGATATAAGTTGGATGCTTAATTTTAGTTGTGTTCTTAGCCACATGATTTTAATAAGGTGTTTGCTTCAGTActatgataaattcatacgtatcgatacgtttaaaatatggacaaataataataagttatgtagaatttatttttcacatcagcatctaattttttaaaaaaaatatatattatattacaaCTTTTACTAAAActcccttttaattaaataaaaagaaaaaatattttttttatttaattttacaaaagTCTTAAACAACCTTACTTTATtcgattagacaaaaatacccttttaaatcaatcaaaatttaaaatttaactaatcctattttcaaataattaaacaacaaaacaaaaatatatttgagaaacaaaaaaaataaaaaattattctttcaATCTGGATTCCAGAAACAATCTTCATCTTCTCAAGTTTTCTCGTGTTCTTCTTTCCTCTTCGTATCTCTCTCTTTGTGAAGCTCggtctctctcatctctctcaccGTAGCGTCGCACTGAAGCTCTCTTCCTCTCTCGTCTCCGGTCTCACAATCAAGGTCGCCGTCGCTCTTCGTGTCATCGGTCGTTACCGTCTCGCACCAAGTCGCGCTCGCGGACCATCCCTGCGCTTCATTACCATCGTCAACCTCTCCCTTCCAGTAACTCCCTCTCTGTAATTTCTGTTGTTTTAATTATTaaagcattgttgtgatttttGTAATTAATATAACTTGGTTTGATTTCTGTGATTTTATATTAGTTGTTAATTTCTGTATAATCACCTCCATGCTTATCCCAGAAGGAAGCTCGTGGAAGATACGAGACTGTCCCTGCTTCAGCTCAAAAGGGACCTTcatcttgttcttgttgttgagaACAGCAACCACAAGCTTCCAAGAAGAAATTGTGGCAGCATTTAAGTTGGAAGAAGCAAAATGGTGATTGTGAAACCTAGAAATAGAAACACCCAACATTGACATTGTTGCCATGCTTCTCTACTGTTTgactttttatcttttttcaaccTTTGCATCTCTTAGCTCTTTCAATCTTATCAATATTTTGTTTCCTTGTTGAAAACAACATTTTCCTCCATGGTGGACGGAAAGAACAAAGAGATGTCCACTTTCGAGCTATCTGGTGGGACAAGGATTCACTATATTTTTCAATCCATCTTTGTGAATAGTTTCGAGGTATAATCTGGTATTTACATATGGCATAAAGCTCTAATAGAAAATGAGATATAGGTATAAAGTGACACAAAGACGAGGACATTGATATTTCTAAGTTTTATGGCACCACATGACAAATGAGTAtgaaattaacttaaaaatagaattctaaagttagttagttattataaaaatatttgtatttatgTAGATACTATTTTCAATCTATCTATCTTCTCTTGTTTCATCATCTCTTCTTTTGATGATGCAGCAAGCTGTGGCAATGCAAAAGATGCAATTCCAGCAAGCTCTGCTTATGCAACAA contains:
- the LOC112772100 gene encoding NADH dehydrogenase [ubiquinone] iron-sulfur protein 4, mitochondrial, translating into MAGNMLPGIRRVVGRSGCDGYRGWSRWLSSNIESDALVEVKPGEVGMISGIPEQHLRRRVVIYSPARTASQQGSGKVGKWKMDFLSTQKWENPLMGWTSTGDPYSYVGEAALSFDSEAAARAFAEKHGWDYTVKKRHTPLLKPKSYADNFKWKGPNKTDDGHAY